The genomic interval CCGCCGCGGGCGGCAAGCTTGGCCGGGGGGGCAAACCGGGGCATCGTCACACTCCTGTTGCTGGTGGGAGATCCAGGCCGGGGCCGGAGGGGAGGAAAAGAAGACCACACCGGGAGGGCAGACGCAAGGGCCCGGCGCCGTCGCGATCCGCCACCTGGATGGCGAGCGGGGTCCGGGAGCCCTTGCGCTCCGATCCGGGCGGGGGCGTCTCGGCGGTCTGCCGGGTGGTGAGATCGGGATGGCGCGGGGGTGCTACAGGACCTGGCTGAGGAAGAGCTTGGTGCGCTCCTCCCGAGGGGCCGTGAAGAAGTGCTCCGGGGTGCCCTCCTCCACCACCTTGCCCTCGTCCATGAAGAGGACCCGGTCGGCTACCTCGCGAGCGAAACCCATCTCGTGGGTCACCACCACCATGGTCATGCCCTCCCGGGCGAGGGTCTTCATGACGTCGAGCACTTCCCCCACCATCTCGGGGTCCAGGGCGCTGGTGGGTTCGTCGAAGAGCATGATCTTGGGGTCCATGGCGAGCGCCCGGGCGATCGCCACCCGCTGCTGCTGGCCTCCCGAGAGGCGCGAGGGATACTCGCTCTCCTTTTCGGCGATCCCCACCTTCTGGAGCAGGCGACGGGCCTTCCCCTCGGCCTCTTCCCGGCTGCGCCCCCGGACCACCAGCTGCGCCAGGGTCAGGTTTTCGAGGACGGTCTTGTGGGGGAAGAGATTGAACTGCTGGAACACCATCCCCACCTCGCGCCGGACCTTGTTGATGTCGGTCTTCCGGCTCGCCAGGTCCATCCCGTCGATGAACACGTGGCCCGCGTCGAAGCTCTCGAGCCCGTTGAGGCAGCGCAGGAAGGTGGATTTGCCGGAACCCGAGGGACCGATCACGACCACCACCTCTCCCTTGCGAACCCGGGTGCTCACGCCGTCCACGGCCCGGACGACCCTCCCCCGGGACTCGAAGATCTTCACGACGTCGCGGGTCTCAATCACTGACGGCGAGCCTCCGCTCCGTCCACTGGATCAGTTGGGAGAGGACCGAGGTCACGAGCAGGTACAGCGCGGCCACGGTGAACCACACCTCGAACGTGGCAAAGGTGGAGGTGATGACCTCCCGTCCGCTCTTGGTGAGGTCGGTGATCGCGATCACGGACACCAGGGAGGAGTCCTTGACCAGGCTGATGAACTGCCCCGCCAGAGGCGGCAGCGTCCGTTTGAAGGCTTGGGGCAGGATGATGTGGGTCATGGCCTGGGGAACGCTCATCCCCAGGGAGCGGGCCGCCTCCATCTGGCCCCGGGGGATGGACTGGATTCCCGCCCGGATGATCTCGGCCACGTAGGCCCCGGCGAACACGGCCAGGGCGCCGATTCCCGCCACGATCCGGTCCAGGTGGAGCACCGTGCCGATG from Thermodesulfobacteriota bacterium carries:
- a CDS encoding amino acid ABC transporter ATP-binding protein, with amino-acid sequence MIETRDVVKIFESRGRVVRAVDGVSTRVRKGEVVVVIGPSGSGKSTFLRCLNGLESFDAGHVFIDGMDLASRKTDINKVRREVGMVFQQFNLFPHKTVLENLTLAQLVVRGRSREEAEGKARRLLQKVGIAEKESEYPSRLSGGQQQRVAIARALAMDPKIMLFDEPTSALDPEMVGEVLDVMKTLAREGMTMVVVTHEMGFAREVADRVLFMDEGKVVEEGTPEHFFTAPREERTKLFLSQVL